A single region of the Penaeus chinensis breed Huanghai No. 1 chromosome 41, ASM1920278v2, whole genome shotgun sequence genome encodes:
- the LOC125047647 gene encoding mucin-2-like gives MTRRWRWSSLAALVLVAAHLVAQTGAASNDLGMLEEAREALNHADEALTSLEDLVFSIISTTTATSTTSSTPANTSSTVGGSTLSTSVPASSTSPVTFTTPPSGQSTTSVSTTKETTPVHPTGNTIPSTESTGTSSTGKPVTTDSTEPPITPEPTTTPKVTTEPTTTPESTTPKVTTPAPTTTPKVTTTPKVSTTEPTTEPTTTPKSTTPEVTTPEPTTTPKSTTPEVTTTPEQTTTPEVTTTPEQTTTPEVATTTPEQTTSEPSKEPGTTTPEPSNPTKGFKSFPVIERPRHRPPLFFLDFYKNKENTEATTVPSEPSDLSSEKSTTISTPEVSPTSSEPSTATTKQSTTSGQSTSESTTTEVTTTEVPDLRPWYEKVDSTVNNIRNLSLDIQEGYLDDYQAERLDNEAAFLEGLVAEGEQNTSLVLELSPETMQLVLNTSETVREATEDVTAEIEEILENLTTVIIVSVLLSLLFVVILIALVIIFIRPWSGGCGKPRKDLRAAARDVAVDDEFPNATFVQHKVEVYRTYGNMVEMKPV, from the exons CCTCCAACGACCTGGGGATGCTGGAGGAGGCCCGGGAAGCCCTGAACCACGCGGATGAAGCGCTTACATCACTTGAAGATCTTGTGTTCTCCATTATCTCAACGACAACGGCCACAAGTACAACCTCAAGTACACCCGCAAACACATCTTCGACTGTCGGAGGAAGTACGTTGTCGACGTCTGTTCCTGCATCGTCGACGTCGCCGGTTACGTTTACAACACCACCTTCCGGGCAGTCTACTACAAGCGTTTCAACTACGAAGGAAACTACCCCTGTACACCCCACAGGGAATACCATACCATCTACAGAATCGACGGGAACTTCAAGCACAGGAAAACCCGTAACTACGGATAGTACAGAACCTCCAATAACACCAGAACCTACAACAACACCAAAGGTAACAACAgagccaacaacaacaccagaatCTACAACACCAAAAGTAACAACGCCAGcgccaacaacaacaccaaaagtgACAACAACGCCAAAAGTATCAACGACAGAGCCAACAACAgagccaacaacaacaccaaagtCTACAACACCAGAAGTGACAACGCCAGAGCCAACTACAACACCAAAGTCTACAACACCAGAAGTGACAACAACGCCAGAGCAAACAACAACACCAGAAGTGACAACAACGCCAGAGCAAACAACAACACCAGAAGTTGCGACAACAACGCCAGAGCAAACAACATCAGAGCCATCAAAAGAGCCTGGAACAACAACACCAGAGCCATCCAACCCGACCAAAGGCTTTAAATCGTTCCCTGTGATCGAACGGCCTCGCCAtcgccctcctctcttcttcctagacttttacaaaaataaagagaatactgAAGCCACTACAGTTCCCTCTGAACCGTCAGACTTGTCCTCGGAGAAATCCACGACCATTTCAACCCCCGAAGTATCACCGACGTCTTCAGAACCATCTACGGCTACGACCAAGCAGAGTACGACCTCGGGGCAGTCCACGAGCGAGTCAACGACGACCGAGGTGACGACTACTGAAGTGCCTGATCTAAGACCCTGGTACGAAAAAGTTGACAGCACTGTGAACAACATCAGGAACCTGTCGTTGGATATCCAGGAAGGCTATTTAGACGACTACCAGGCCGAGAGATTGGACAATGAGGCCGCGTTTCTGGAGGGGCTGGTGGCGGAGGGCGAGCAGAACACGAGTCTCGTCCTCGAACTTTCTCCGGAGACGATGCAGCTGGTTCTTAACACGTCCGAAACGGTTCGGGAGGCAACCGAAGACGTCACGGCCGAGATCGAGGAGATCTTG GAAAATTTAACGACAGTGATTATCGTATCAGTGCTGTTGTCACTGCTGTTCGTGGTCATCCTTATTGCATTGGTGATCATTTTCATCCGACCCTGGAGTGGAGGCTGTGGCAAGCCTAGGAAAGACCTGAG GGCCGCTGCTCGCGACGTGGCAGTGGACGATGAGTTCCCCAACGCAACCTTCGTACAGCACAAGGTGGAAGTGTACAGAACCTACGGTAATATGGTCGAGATGAAGCCGGTTTAG